The following are encoded together in the Thermomicrobiales bacterium genome:
- a CDS encoding nitroreductase family protein yields MKPGEGTLPLLEPIAERVSSRRFATTPLAPEVVETLLEAARWAPSYGNRQPTRYVVASEPETLAVVHEALTRGNAYLKTAPILIAVCGRPDDGQIVDGKEYYLLDAGLGIENLLLQAFAMGLHAHPIGGFDEATVRSALGIPDAVRVLAMVGVGHPGRFEDLDERSQQRELRERSRLPREDVRTWERWEW; encoded by the coding sequence ATGAAGCCAGGAGAAGGAACGCTGCCGCTGCTGGAGCCAATTGCCGAGCGGGTCAGTAGCCGCAGGTTTGCGACAACGCCACTCGCGCCGGAGGTCGTCGAGACACTCCTGGAGGCGGCACGTTGGGCACCGTCGTATGGCAACCGCCAGCCGACGCGCTACGTCGTCGCCAGCGAGCCGGAGACGCTGGCCGTCGTCCACGAGGCGCTGACGCGCGGCAACGCGTATCTGAAGACTGCGCCGATCCTGATCGCCGTCTGTGGCAGGCCGGATGATGGCCAGATCGTCGACGGCAAGGAGTATTACCTGCTGGACGCCGGGCTCGGCATTGAGAATCTGCTGCTGCAGGCATTCGCGATGGGTCTGCACGCACATCCGATCGGCGGGTTCGATGAGGCGACCGTCCGATCCGCGCTCGGCATCCCGGACGCAGTCCGCGTGCTGGCGATGGTTGGCGTCGGCCATCCGGGCCGCTTCGAGGATCTCGATGAGCGCAGCCAGCAGCGTGAGCTGCGCGAGCGCTCGCGGTTGCCGCGCGAGGACGTCCGCACCTGGGAGCGCTGGGAGTGGTAA
- a CDS encoding VOC family protein has protein sequence MSGITPTSHIRIARPSRDLAAAEQFYIAGLDMRVLYRAESVAGDPDHGHDLLMVGWPGAGWHLELVSDPSNPVEPRPTVEDLLVVYLDGPVDDTLVARLEQAGGRRVASHNPYWDRFGVTIEDGDGYRFVLCERRWDNADWAE, from the coding sequence ATGAGCGGAATCACACCAACTTCGCATATCCGGATCGCCCGGCCGTCGCGCGATCTCGCCGCTGCGGAGCAGTTCTACATCGCCGGATTGGACATGCGGGTGCTGTATCGCGCTGAGAGCGTGGCTGGTGATCCTGACCACGGGCACGACCTGTTGATGGTCGGCTGGCCGGGGGCCGGCTGGCATCTGGAGCTGGTGAGCGATCCCTCCAACCCGGTTGAGCCGCGGCCAACCGTGGAGGATCTGCTGGTGGTGTACCTCGATGGTCCGGTCGATGACACGCTCGTCGCGCGGTTGGAGCAGGCCGGCGGTCGGCGCGTGGCGTCGCACAATCCGTACTGGGATCGCTTCGGTGTCACGATCGAAGACGGCGACGGCTATCGCTTCGTCCTCTGCGAACGTCGCTGGGACAATGCTGACTGGGCGGAATGA
- the typA gene encoding translational GTPase TypA, giving the protein MTSPTTSAQPSSPTHVRSDLRNIAIIAHVDHGKTTLVDGLLKQTHIFRDPDAAGELIMDANDLERERGITILAKNTAIHYRDVKINVIDTPGHADFGGEVERVLNMADGCLLIVDAVEGPMPQTRTVLQQALGLGLRPIVVINKVDRPFAQPDVVISRTQDLFLDLAIDAEQLDFPVLYAIAKQGRAGHAPDDLAPDLTPLFDTIVDYIPAPVVDIDGPVQLQVASLDYNPHRGRIAIGRVRRGRLHTGDTLVQLGTAGEEDRQKVTWLAAHEGLARVEITEAQAGDIVALTGFPAAHVSATLADPAVPEPLPGIQIDEPTLRLTFGVNTSPFAGREGDYQTSRQLGERLQRELETNVALRVEPTEVPDVFSVSGRGELHLSILIETMRREGYEFQVSRPEVITREIDGTLMEPIEQLVIDTTEEFVGAVTELVGARKARMTDMLNDGRGNVRLEFDIPTRGLIGLRNEFLTRTKGNGSMSSRLTGFEPWHGAISSTRTGALVAWEAGTALSYGIAAAQERGMTFITPGEDVYEGQIVGQHARGNDLAVNVCKGKKLTNMRAASADANIRLTPPVILSLEQALDFLADDELLEVTPKAYRLRKRLLHEHERARAKKQAESREANRG; this is encoded by the coding sequence ATGACCTCACCGACGACTTCAGCGCAACCTTCCAGCCCGACGCACGTGCGCTCCGATCTGCGCAACATCGCGATCATCGCCCACGTCGACCACGGCAAGACCACCCTCGTCGATGGACTGCTCAAGCAGACCCATATCTTTCGCGATCCGGACGCCGCCGGCGAACTAATCATGGACGCCAACGACCTGGAACGCGAGCGTGGCATCACGATCCTGGCCAAGAACACCGCCATCCACTATCGCGACGTGAAGATCAACGTCATCGACACGCCGGGCCACGCCGACTTTGGCGGCGAAGTTGAGCGCGTCCTGAATATGGCCGACGGCTGCCTGCTGATCGTCGACGCGGTCGAGGGGCCAATGCCACAGACCCGCACGGTCCTCCAGCAAGCGCTTGGCCTCGGCCTGCGTCCGATCGTCGTGATTAACAAGGTCGACCGCCCGTTCGCCCAGCCGGACGTCGTCATCTCCAGGACACAGGATCTCTTCCTCGACCTGGCAATCGACGCCGAGCAGCTCGATTTCCCGGTCCTGTACGCCATCGCCAAGCAGGGCCGCGCCGGCCACGCGCCGGACGATCTGGCACCCGACCTGACGCCGCTGTTCGACACGATCGTCGACTACATTCCGGCACCAGTCGTTGACATCGACGGGCCGGTTCAGCTGCAGGTCGCGTCGCTCGATTACAACCCGCATCGCGGTCGGATCGCGATTGGCCGTGTCCGACGCGGTCGGCTTCACACTGGCGACACGCTGGTGCAGCTCGGCACTGCCGGCGAAGAAGATCGTCAAAAAGTCACCTGGTTAGCGGCACACGAGGGCCTCGCCCGCGTCGAGATCACCGAAGCGCAGGCGGGCGACATCGTCGCACTCACCGGCTTCCCTGCCGCGCACGTCAGCGCCACCCTGGCCGATCCGGCTGTGCCTGAGCCGCTGCCCGGCATTCAGATCGACGAGCCGACGCTGCGCCTGACTTTTGGCGTCAACACCTCGCCCTTCGCCGGTCGCGAAGGCGACTACCAGACATCCCGCCAGCTCGGCGAACGACTGCAGCGCGAGCTGGAGACGAACGTCGCGCTGCGGGTCGAGCCAACCGAGGTGCCGGATGTCTTCTCCGTCTCCGGTCGTGGAGAGCTCCACCTGTCGATCCTGATCGAGACGATGCGCCGCGAGGGCTACGAATTCCAGGTCTCGCGTCCCGAAGTCATCACCCGCGAGATCGACGGCACACTGATGGAGCCGATTGAGCAGCTCGTCATCGACACGACCGAGGAGTTCGTTGGCGCTGTCACCGAGCTGGTCGGCGCACGCAAGGCGCGCATGACCGACATGCTCAACGATGGACGCGGCAACGTCCGCCTGGAGTTCGACATCCCGACCCGTGGCCTCATCGGCCTGCGCAACGAATTTCTGACCCGCACCAAGGGCAACGGTTCGATGTCGTCCCGGCTGACAGGATTTGAGCCGTGGCATGGTGCGATCTCATCGACGCGCACCGGTGCCCTCGTCGCCTGGGAGGCAGGCACGGCCCTCTCTTACGGCATCGCCGCCGCTCAGGAGCGCGGGATGACATTCATCACACCGGGCGAGGATGTCTACGAGGGGCAGATCGTTGGGCAGCACGCGCGCGGAAACGACCTGGCGGTCAACGTCTGCAAGGGCAAGAAGCTCACCAACATGCGCGCCGCCAGCGCCGACGCCAATATCCGCCTGACGCCGCCGGTCATCCTCTCGCTGGAACAGGCGCTGGATTTCCTGGCCGACGACGAGCTGCTGGAGGTCACGCCGAAGGCCTACCGCCTGCGCAAGCGCCTGCTCCACGAGCACGAACGCGCCCGCGCCAAGAAGCAGGCCGAATCCCGCGAGGCGAACCGAGGGTAA
- a CDS encoding aromatic ring-opening dioxygenase subunit LigB, with protein sequence MPIVVGAVTPHGFPIIPELSEDAEGGLTTRASMLQMQQVFADAKPDVVVIATPHGFRVNGFISIADCARGAGTLSLDGRSVEMNVPFDLALADAIVERANEANLPVVQVGYGGSNRNQSIMPMDWGTMVPLWFAGQNRNQVGKGHVLAALFDGLPQDQPPAAVIVQPSRRLPKEVNIEFGKVVAEAAQADERRIAFIASCDWAHRHDENHPNGFHPDARRVDEAVAQAIRDDDIPSLLNLSDEMISNAAIDGLWQLLMLEGVKQVVPMQGTFLSYEAPTYYGMMVATYAVK encoded by the coding sequence ATGCCGATTGTTGTTGGTGCCGTCACGCCGCACGGTTTCCCGATCATCCCGGAGCTCAGCGAAGATGCCGAAGGTGGGCTGACCACGCGGGCCTCGATGCTGCAGATGCAGCAGGTCTTTGCCGACGCGAAGCCGGATGTCGTCGTCATCGCGACGCCGCACGGCTTCCGGGTGAACGGCTTCATCTCGATCGCCGATTGCGCGCGCGGAGCCGGGACGCTGTCGCTGGACGGTCGCAGCGTCGAGATGAATGTGCCGTTCGATCTCGCGCTGGCCGATGCCATCGTCGAGCGCGCCAACGAAGCGAACCTGCCGGTCGTGCAGGTCGGCTACGGCGGCTCGAATCGGAATCAGAGCATCATGCCGATGGACTGGGGGACGATGGTGCCGCTCTGGTTTGCGGGCCAGAATCGCAATCAGGTCGGCAAGGGCCATGTTCTCGCGGCCCTCTTCGATGGTCTGCCGCAGGACCAGCCGCCGGCGGCGGTTATTGTCCAACCATCGCGGCGGCTGCCGAAAGAGGTCAACATCGAGTTCGGCAAGGTGGTTGCCGAGGCTGCGCAGGCCGACGAGCGCCGGATCGCCTTCATCGCCTCCTGCGACTGGGCGCATCGACACGACGAGAACCATCCGAATGGCTTCCACCCTGACGCCCGGCGCGTTGATGAGGCGGTCGCGCAGGCGATTCGGGACGACGACATCCCCAGCCTGCTCAACCTGTCCGACGAGATGATCTCCAACGCCGCGATCGATGGCCTCTGGCAGCTGCTGATGCTCGAAGGCGTCAAGCAGGTCGTCCCGATGCAGGGCACCTTCCTGTCATACGAGGCACCGACGTATTACGGGATGATGGTCGCGACGTATGCGGTGAAGTGA
- a CDS encoding DUF433 domain-containing protein — protein sequence MAAIQTQYQHIVLDDHGVPRIEGTTMKVVELVVAQMAYGWSPDELAFQFPHLTLGQIHSALAYYWDHKREIDERITRDDAIVDQLMRSLPESPIVERLRGLRHG from the coding sequence ATGGCCGCAATCCAGACTCAGTACCAGCACATCGTCCTTGACGACCATGGTGTTCCCCGCATTGAGGGAACAACGATGAAGGTTGTTGAGTTGGTCGTTGCACAGATGGCGTATGGCTGGAGCCCCGATGAGCTGGCGTTCCAGTTTCCGCACCTGACACTGGGCCAGATTCATTCCGCGTTGGCGTACTACTGGGATCACAAGCGCGAAATTGATGAGCGAATCACACGGGATGATGCGATCGTTGATCAATTGATGCGGTCGTTGCCGGAGTCACCGATCGTCGAAAGGCTTCGTGGCCTGCGCCACGGCTGA
- a CDS encoding HD domain-containing protein: MSPDDETQEQVPRLDRLGERPVRPELASKPDPAPDVVTFDRVREDPEVAALIERANENLAVLGYTEHGVRHVTLVSRIARNVLRYLEYDEEHQELAAIAGYLHDIGNVISRYDHALTGAVLARDILNRMGMPPADVAIIMGAIGSHGDDGGRLGEAVHPVGAALILADKSDVHRSRVRNPDPNTFDQHDRVNYAAEWSFLRVDELGKTITLELTIDTTVAQVMHYFEIFLPRMLMSRRAAEFLGCEFHITVNGVTLL; this comes from the coding sequence ATGAGCCCGGATGACGAAACACAGGAGCAGGTCCCGCGGTTGGATCGCCTCGGCGAGCGCCCGGTGCGTCCGGAACTGGCGTCGAAGCCGGATCCAGCGCCGGACGTGGTTACGTTCGACCGTGTGCGGGAAGACCCGGAAGTCGCCGCGCTGATTGAGCGGGCGAATGAGAATCTGGCGGTGCTGGGCTATACCGAGCATGGCGTCCGCCATGTGACACTCGTATCACGCATCGCCCGGAATGTGCTGCGCTACCTTGAATATGATGAGGAGCATCAGGAGCTGGCAGCGATTGCCGGCTATCTGCACGACATCGGCAATGTCATCAGCCGCTACGATCACGCACTGACCGGCGCGGTGCTGGCACGTGACATCCTGAACCGGATGGGCATGCCGCCGGCCGATGTTGCGATCATCATGGGCGCGATCGGTAGCCACGGTGACGATGGGGGCCGCCTCGGTGAGGCGGTGCATCCGGTCGGCGCAGCGCTGATCCTGGCCGACAAGTCGGACGTGCATCGCTCGCGGGTGCGGAATCCCGACCCCAACACGTTCGATCAGCACGATCGGGTCAACTACGCCGCCGAGTGGTCGTTCCTCCGCGTCGACGAGCTGGGCAAGACGATCACGCTGGAGCTGACCATTGACACAACGGTCGCGCAGGTGATGCACTACTTCGAGATCTTCCTGCCACGGATGTTGATGAGTCGTCGGGCTGCGGAATTCCTCGGCTGTGAATTTCACATAACGGTCAATGGAGTCACGCTTCTCTGA